The genomic segment GAACAGTTTCAATTGTAATGGCTCCAGTTGCCACGTCTCCGTTAACAGTTGTAGCAATAACCCTATACTGATTATTATCTCTCTTTGGCAGAACAGTTATTGAATTTGAACTACCGATTTTTTCACCATTCTTATCTTCCCAATCAATATTTATATAACCTGTTGTGTCCACGACAGCCAGTTCAAACTTTCCTCCATTAATAGGAATTGGTTCAATATCAATAGGCTTATGTGGGAGAAGTTTTGGAGGCCTAACGACAAAGGTTTCTCCATCAATGATATTACCATTCTCATCTCTTTGAATCAAGTCAAGTGTATAATCTCTATCTGAGAACATATATTCCTTAAATCTAAATTTTAGGCTAACGATATCAAATTCCTTGCTATTGAGATTCACAGATCGTAGTTCATTCTGGGACGATAATAGCTTCACTCTCTTCATATCTGAAGTGCTATTCGTATTTTGATTAATCAATTCAACATCTTGAGACAATAATCCACCACGCTCCCATGCATTATAGATTTTTGGACTCATTCCCATTTCAACATCTGCTACTGAGAAAATAGCTTCATCTTCTGGTGTTTGTGGTATAAGTTCAAGTCTGTAAGGTCTCGTTTCAGAAGAAACATTTCTCACATACACATTAAACGCCTTCGAAAGATCTTCTTTTCGGATAATAGTAACGTTTTTCTGTGCTTGATTATTACTTCCTTGTTTGTCAAAATATGCTTTCCCCTCTACAAATCCGTCATCATATGGGGTATCCATGATCTTGGCATATAGACAAAAATGGAAATTGCCTTCAGGATATTCCGTAAGGAGCTGTGGGAGGGACCACCCAATTGAAACATCTACAGAGTCTCCTGATTTAATAAACGGGATAGGAATTGCCTCCAAGATTCCACCAGTTGGATAGCGTCCTTCATATACTTCACGACCTTTCCATGCCCGACTGTTTATACCTGTTGACGCTTGAACCCAATAAACAATGACCCATTTTCCAGATCCTTCAAAATTCTCTTTTCCTCTATTGTGTAATCGAACGTATACAAAAGCCTGTTGATGGTCTTTAGAATATTCTGGATTCTGATGTTCATATATATTATCTTTCTGATTTCTCACCCAAATAGAAGGGCTCTTCCAGAATTCATCTGTACTAAGATTTGGTTCTTTTCCAGTATCTTCATCATTATCTTTTATATAGAGATCGACAGAAGGGGCAAGATAATTGAATGCTAAATCTTCTCCAACGGAAATAGGGGTAGAAACATATTGAGGACTTTCATAACGTCTATCATGTTGTTTCGCAAAAACAAAAGCTTCTTCCATAGTTATTTTTCCGTTATGATCAACATCCGCATTTACTGTCGTGTTATTGTGTGTGGCGCCATTTACAGCACTTGTCCACCAATAAACAAATTCGTCAAATGGCCTGTCGCTACATGCATAAGAAGATTCGCTTCCTGTTGATGCCGATGCAACCACGCAACCAACCTTAGTTAGATTATCATTAAAACCTCCAGAAAAGCATTGGCCTAGAACTACATTCACATTAATATATTTATTAACGAATGGAGTTAACATATTCGCCAATTCATAATCGTAGAGAGATTCATAATTCCACAGACAAATATATGATCTTGAGTCACGGTCGTCTGTTCCGCCATGATCAATTACAAAAATGAATAGTTGGTCGTCTTTCTGCATTTTGCTTTCTAAAGAAGAAAGAGTTTGAGAAATATTTTGTTTTGTTGCTGCAAGATATATGTCTTGAATTCCATCATAATCCAAATCCAAAGGCTGCGAAATAAACGTTGTGGAATGCATATCTATTCCAGGATCAGCACCATCCGACATGATTGGGTAGATGTTATCTTTGGGTACATTGTATTTATTGACGAGCGTTTGATAGATAAACGAGCAATCATTCCAATATCGTTCATAATTACTAAATTGGTCAACACCTCCGCTTAGAATTATAGCATATGTTCTTTTTGCTGCAACATCTTCTCCATTTGATGATGTGTTTTTTGCTATATGAGGCTTTTCATTTGCATGACTACCATAGCGGTTTTTTACAAGCAATGGGACATAGTTCCCCTTAGGTGGAATCTGCCTTTTGTTGATGTTTACATTTATCACGCTGTTGTCTTTTACACTTCTTGGTATCGTTAAAACATAACAATCATGTTCCCATCCTTTCATTGGCTCTGCATCTACGAATATAGTCCAATTTTGAACCGAATTGTAATTATTAAGGATATAATAGTCGACATCTTTGCCCTCGAACCTTTCTTGGGCAAGCCTTAGAGCTTCCGGTTTTGTTACTGACCTTACTGAAGCTAACGTGTTCATAGAAAAGAAGCAGCAAAACAAGATGCAGCAAATTAATAGTACTTTCTTTTTCATTTTCTGAAAATTTTAAATTATTATGATTAAAAGATTTTATAATTCATAGATAGAGCAGATACGTCCTTTTTCATCAGTAATTTCAAGAATGTAAGCATCTGGGTATTTCGAAGACTCAATATCTAATAAGACACCAGAGATGTTAGGTACCATCTGAGAATAAAGGATCTTGCCATCAAGAGTTTTAATACATATTGTAAATAGTAAAGCTCGTTTTTCTGGCGAAACCTGAATAGTATCGCTTTGTCCAGAAGGGTCAGGCTTAATCTCTGACGAAGAAACTGGTGAAGAAGTACTATCCTTCACAACGATTACATAATCTTTTGCGCTCACTATAGATATAGAGATCGCAAACAAAATAGAAACTAAAGATACAATTTTTTTCATTGCGGTTGATATTTGTTGTTGTCCGCAAAGTTGCGAAATTATTCGTAAATATTTGAAAATATTAGTTCACAAATAGTTCACAAATGAAAAAGTGAACTATTTGTGAACAATTTCTTGCATATTCACTCCTTTTTCTTTATCTTTGCAGGCAAAAATTATAACGTATAATGAAATCAACATATCATACACCTCCATTTATCATTATAATAATTGTCGCATTATCTCTTCTTGCGTCATGTAATCAAACTGACATGAGGCAAGATTTTTATGATGTTGAAGAATGCATTGTCAAGGGAACCTATGAGGAAGCTGACAGCATTCTTAATTCCTTGGAAAAATTTGAAGATAATTTCACAGCAGAGGAAGGCTTCTATTGGAACTATCTCAGGTTGTATGTAAAGTTTGTAAAAGGTAGTTTGTCGGAAAAGGATTTTTATGTGGCGGAAAATCTCAAATACTATTTTAAGAAGACGGAGGATATAGAAAAACTCTCTAAGACATATCTATTCATAGGTGAAATTTATCGGCTCATTGGCGATAATACTAAAGCCTTAAATAATTTCTTTCAGGCAAAAGAACTCATCCATGAACAAAAGGATAATTCAACAAATGTTTGGATCAATATAAAACTGGGAGAATTGTATTTGTCTGAGCACATGTATGATAAGTGTGCAGATAGTTATCAAGAGGCCTATAACTACTCAATTAAAACCAATGATACGATTAGGATTGCACTTGCTGCGCTATATATGGGGAAAGCATTTACTATTCAGAATAATGTTGATAGCGTCATATACTATTATGAAGAAAGCATACGATTAGCAGATAAAACAAACAGAAAAGAATTCATATCTCCTTATGCAAAAATGGCACTTTGTGATATTTATATTCAGATAGAAGAATATGATAAAGCACTCGCATTGATGCCAAGAGATTCACTCAATACGGCAAACTGGGCCTATTGGCATTGTGGACAGAACCATGTGGATTCGGCTATGTATTATTTCAAAGAGTTGCTTCGGTGCTCTTCTTTACGAGTAAAAGCAGAAGCCTTACACATGCTTATTGATTTATCGAAAAAGAAAAATGATGAGCACCAGTCTTTGGTTTTCTCAGGGATGCTTGTGAATATAAATGATTCGTTGGAAAAGCTATCGCAGATTGAGGATATCAGGCGTACGGAAGCCCAACATAAGATTAATATTTTTGTTCATGAGCAGGATAAGCATCACCAAATGATATTACTCTCCGTTCTTGCTTTCATAATACTTATTGTCCTTGCTTTGGTGTTTTTATTGCTCAAGAAAAAAAGGCAGAAGTACTATTGCAAAAAGCAGCAAGCAAAGAAAAAAAATATCATACTACGAACACAGACAGACACTCAAGATTTGGAAAGTAGAGTCACCGAGTTACATCATACAGAGATCTATCGCCTTGTTATGGAAAATGCCGGGAAACAAGACTTTCATCTGACAAATGATCAATGGATGGAACTTCAGATGGCCATTGAGAATACATATAAGGGATTTACACTTAAGTTGATGAATTTGGCTCCTATATCAGAAATAGAAAAACAAACTTGCTATCTCATTAAAATAGGTGTATCACCTGTTGCTATTGCAGAAATACTGTTTAAGACAAAAAGTAGTATTGCTATGATGCGTAGGCGTCTTTATAAGAAATTGACGGGGGAGGAAGGCACCCCTCAGCAACTTGACGAATTCATTCAAAGAATATGAGCAACATAAACTTGTTTATAGAAATATAGCAAGGGCAATTCTACTGAAGAGGAGAGTTGATGGTTACTTTACCAAGACTTTTTCCCCATGTCTTAAGTAGATACGTCCTTTAATAGGTTTATTTATCTTCTTTCCTGTAAGGTCATAGAATATGGGATGCAGGTCTTCTTGTTCCTGCACATGGCCTGCGATGGATGTTGTCCCGGGGAAGTTGTCTGTCTCAATAATGTTATTAAAGTAGTTCCAGCCCCATGCATTTCGATATAACTCTGCAGTGCCGATAGGAACGTAGACTGGTATGTCATTTGAAGGGCGTAAGCCTGATGACGAATCAAAATCTCCCCAGGGCGTTTTGTCTGTTGTTTGGTCTCCTTCGCATACTGGAGGCACAGGCGCTTTGCAATAAATTCGTTTTAATGATGCCCAATAATCGCAACTTCCTTTTCCAATCTTCTTTAATGTAGAGGGATACTCAACCTGCTCTAAAGAGTCGAGATACCATAAGGCATTCTCTCCGATGTTTTCAAGACCTTCTGGTAACTCTAAATTTTCCAGCGATCTGCATTGAAAGAAAGCACTTTCATCTATACTTTTTACAGAGGTGGGAATGTTTGTCTTGC from the Prevotella sp. E15-22 genome contains:
- a CDS encoding C13 family peptidase translates to MKKKVLLICCILFCCFFSMNTLASVRSVTKPEALRLAQERFEGKDVDYYILNNYNSVQNWTIFVDAEPMKGWEHDCYVLTIPRSVKDNSVINVNINKRQIPPKGNYVPLLVKNRYGSHANEKPHIAKNTSSNGEDVAAKRTYAIILSGGVDQFSNYERYWNDCSFIYQTLVNKYNVPKDNIYPIMSDGADPGIDMHSTTFISQPLDLDYDGIQDIYLAATKQNISQTLSSLESKMQKDDQLFIFVIDHGGTDDRDSRSYICLWNYESLYDYELANMLTPFVNKYINVNVVLGQCFSGGFNDNLTKVGCVVASASTGSESSYACSDRPFDEFVYWWTSAVNGATHNNTTVNADVDHNGKITMEEAFVFAKQHDRRYESPQYVSTPISVGEDLAFNYLAPSVDLYIKDNDEDTGKEPNLSTDEFWKSPSIWVRNQKDNIYEHQNPEYSKDHQQAFVYVRLHNRGKENFEGSGKWVIVYWVQASTGINSRAWKGREVYEGRYPTGGILEAIPIPFIKSGDSVDVSIGWSLPQLLTEYPEGNFHFCLYAKIMDTPYDDGFVEGKAYFDKQGSNNQAQKNVTIIRKEDLSKAFNVYVRNVSSETRPYRLELIPQTPEDEAIFSVADVEMGMSPKIYNAWERGGLLSQDVELINQNTNSTSDMKRVKLLSSQNELRSVNLNSKEFDIVSLKFRFKEYMFSDRDYTLDLIQRDENGNIIDGETFVVRPPKLLPHKPIDIEPIPINGGKFELAVVDTTGYINIDWEDKNGEKIGSSNSITVLPKRDNNQYRVIATTVNGDVATGAITIETVHGIKNITTASSLKSLSVELNNDAPQNSTLSVVSAQNGTIRLAEDIQPGTKNISIDTSGIQSGLYIVTYHINGEVIDQKKIIL
- a CDS encoding lipopolysaccharide assembly protein LapB, with the protein product MKSTYHTPPFIIIIIVALSLLASCNQTDMRQDFYDVEECIVKGTYEEADSILNSLEKFEDNFTAEEGFYWNYLRLYVKFVKGSLSEKDFYVAENLKYYFKKTEDIEKLSKTYLFIGEIYRLIGDNTKALNNFFQAKELIHEQKDNSTNVWINIKLGELYLSEHMYDKCADSYQEAYNYSIKTNDTIRIALAALYMGKAFTIQNNVDSVIYYYEESIRLADKTNRKEFISPYAKMALCDIYIQIEEYDKALALMPRDSLNTANWAYWHCGQNHVDSAMYYFKELLRCSSLRVKAEALHMLIDLSKKKNDEHQSLVFSGMLVNINDSLEKLSQIEDIRRTEAQHKINIFVHEQDKHHQMILLSVLAFIILIVLALVFLLLKKKRQKYYCKKQQAKKKNIILRTQTDTQDLESRVTELHHTEIYRLVMENAGKQDFHLTNDQWMELQMAIENTYKGFTLKLMNLAPISEIEKQTCYLIKIGVSPVAIAEILFKTKSSIAMMRRRLYKKLTGEEGTPQQLDEFIQRI